The following are from one region of the Primulina eburnea isolate SZY01 chromosome 17, ASM2296580v1, whole genome shotgun sequence genome:
- the LOC140818414 gene encoding lycopene beta cyclase, chloroplastic/chromoplastic-like, which translates to MDTFLKTHNKLDFLQPIHGFTEKFSTYTSLKPQKLETKFVSKKSSVKFGKKNCVKASSSTLLELVPETKKENLDFELPMYDPSKGLVVDLAVVGGGPAGLAVAQQVSEAGLSVCSIDPSPKMIWPNNYGVWVDEFEAMDLLDCLDTTWSGAVVYINNKTRKDLDRPYGRVNRKQLKSKMMLKCVLNGVKFHQAKVIKVIHEESKSLLICNDGVIIQAAVVLDATGFSRSLVQYDKPYNPGYQVAYGILAEVEEHPFDINNMVFMDWRDSHLNNNKDLKERNRNIPTFLYAMPFSSQKIFLEETSLVARPGVPMKDIQERMVARLNHLGIKVTGIEEDEHCVIPMGGPLPVLPQRVVGIGGTAGMVHPSTGYMVARTLAAAPVVANAIVQYLNSDRNLLGNELSAEVWKDLWPIDRRRQREFFCFGMDILLKLDLLATRRFFSAFFDLEPRYWHGFLSSRLFLPELALFGISLFARASNSSRLEIMAKGTVPLVNMINNLIQDKD; encoded by the coding sequence atggaTACTTTTCTTAAGACTCACAACAAGCTTGACTTTCTTCAACCAATTCATGGGTTCACGGAGAAATTTAGTACCTATACATCTTTGAAACCTCAGAAACTCGAAACTAAGTTTGTTTCCAAGAAATCCAGTGTGAAATTCGgcaaaaaaaattgtgtgaaaGCCAGTTCTAGTACCCTTTTGGAGCTTGTGCCTGAGACCAAGAAGgaaaatcttgattttgaaCTTCCCATGTATGACCCTTCGAAAGGCCTAGTGGTGGATCTGGCAGTTGTAGGTGGAGGTCCAGCAGGACTCGCGGTGGCGCAGCAAGTTTCAGAGGCTGGCCTGTCGGTTTGCTCAATTGATCCTTCTCCCAAAATGATTTGGCCTAATAATTATGGTGTTTGGGTGGATGAATTTGAGGCCATGGATTTGTTGGATTGCCTCGACACAACTTGGTCTGGTGCTGTTGTGTACATTAACAACAAGACACGTAAAGATCTTGATCGGCCATATGGAAGGGTTAACCGGAAACAGCTGAAATCGAAAATGATGCTGAAATGTGTTTTAAACGGTGTTAaatttcatcaagctaaggtTATCAAAGTAATTCACGAGGAATCCAAATCATTGTTGATATGCAATGATGGTGTTATTATTCAGGCTGCCGTGGTTCTAGATGCGACTGGTTTTTCCCGATCTCTCGTTCAGTATGACAAACCGTACAACCCTGGCTATCAAGTAGCTTATGGAATTTTAGCTGAAGTGGAAGagcatccatttgatataaataatatgGTTTTCATGGATTGGCGAGACTCGCATCTCAACAATAATAAAGATTTGAAGGAAAGGAATAGAAATATCCCTACTTTTCTATATGCTATGCCCTTTTCTTCACAAAAAATATTCTTGGAAGAAACATCCCTTGTTGCTCGTCCAGGAGTACCAATGAAGGATATTCAAGAACGCATGGTGGCTCGGTTAAACCATTTAGGTATAAAAGTGACTGGCATTGAAGAAGATGAACATTGTGTAATTCCAATGGGGGGTCCCCTTCCCGTCTTACCTCAGAGAGTAGTGGGCATTGGAGGTACGGCCGGGATGGTGCACCCTTCAACTGGCTACATGGTAGCAAGAACTCTAGCGGCTGCTCCAGTCGTTGCCAATGCCATTGTTCAATATCTCAATTCAGATCGAAACCTTCTTGGTAATGAATTATCTGCAGAGGTTTGGAAAGACTTGTGGCCAATAGATAGGAGACGCCAAAGGGAATTCTTTTGTTTCGGTATGGATATTCTGCTGAAGCTTGATTTGCTTGCCACCAGAAGGTTCTTCAGCGCCTTTTTCGACTTGGAACCACGTTACTGGCACGGATTCTTATCGTCCAGGTTGTTTCTTCCGGAGCTCGCACTCTTTGGTATATCCCTTTTCGCACGTGCCTCGAATTCGTCTAGGTTAGAGATTATGGCCAAGGGCACTGTTCCTCTGGTAAATATGATCAACAACTTGATACAAGATAAAGATTGA
- the LOC140818753 gene encoding DNA-directed RNA polymerase V subunit 5A, which yields MDDDCEENLGNCLSSFVDNGSSESHRYYLARRTLLEMLRDRGYAVPSSEIELSLQEFRDRHGQAPDVDALRISALHRDDPSLKTLVLFCAPNIVKVNVIRAIVAEIVSRDRLNRLILVVQNKITSQALKAVELISCKVEIFQILNLLVNITKHELKPKHQVLTDEEKESLLKKYSIEEKQLPRMSQNDAIARYYGLEKGQVVKVTYNGEITQLHVTYRCVW from the exons ATGGATGACGATTGTGAAGAGAACTTGGGGAATTGCCTCAGCAGCTTCGTCGATAATGGCAGCAGCGAGAGCCATAGGTACTATTTGGCGCGTAGAACGCTGCTGGAAATGCTTAGAGACCGTGGGTATGCAGTGCCCAGTTCTGAGATCGAGCTCTCTCTTCAAGAATTTCGGGATAGGCATGGGCAGGCGCCTGATGTTGATGCATTGAGGATTTCTGCTCTCCACCGGGATGACCCTTCTCTGAAG ACTCTGGTTCTATTTTGTGCTCCAAACATAGTTAAAGTCAATGTCATCCGTGCCATTGTGGCTGAGATTGTTAGCAGAGACAGGTTGAATCGGCTGATCTTGGTAGTGCAGAATAAAATAACAAGCCAGGCCTTAAAAGCAGTGGAGCTTATTTCATGCAAAGTCGAAATTTTCCAG ATTTTGAACTTGCTCGTCAACATAACTAAACATGAACTAAAGCCAAAACATCAAGTGCTGACTGATGAAGAGAAAGAAAGTCTGCTAAAGAAGTACAGCATAGAAGAAAAACAG CTTCCACGAATGTCACAGAACGATGCAATAGCTCGTTACTATGGGCTGGAGAAAGGGCAGGTCGTGAAGGTTACTTACAACGGTGAAATTACACAATTACATGTAACATATCGCTGTGTTTGGTGA